A region from the Lysobacter antibioticus genome encodes:
- a CDS encoding winged helix-turn-helix domain-containing protein, which yields MPRIHEPSLPTPPAEQLRVGECLVDIPLREIRAPGARRPRRITPKSMGVLLVLVEHADRVVSRDALLTEVWPDTLPTDDVVTQAITQLRKAFDEDRGNPRYIETIAKNGYRLLAEVEWLPQESAASTHHEPADDVEISTAPAALIDERVEPVPLPSHPRPRGTWRSIVGVIALVIGLVGGLVWWSLARQTQSQAAAPAVDPARATNTPRPYRLITSMPGFELAPTLSPDAAMVAYVAIPEGQRGTAILVQTTDQTPPRQLTQPNGQAEDSAPAWSPDGRSIAFLRLEPGVSCRVLVIAANGGAEREVGSCDSRNPPTFDWTGDGRGLIFGSMWTPQGIVGMRVLDLASGEWRAVPYQPGAGNLDLSPRFSPDGRWLVFVRNSPQGDFWRLPAEGGKAERLSHLSADVRGWDWLPDSRNILFGRMIDGDTRMFRLDLDTGQARDLGIESAQAPAVAAARPAAAFVQRKPYFGLFRVVLGDTSQGAVHVVDPLFPSSARDILPTIAPDAHQIVFVSDRSGSTHLWWADMNQPDSLRMLQGVQPGTRYAPSWSSDSARVTVVGPDAEGRNVVHEIVPASGRVTRLPVPLPDPIQAVQLPDPHRLLVLAGTGDGRLSLNLFDRRLTPWRLLTQLADVSEVRVDGARNRLLFTRQTEAGLWQSDLALTPASVRRIDDGEPVADRYRLWDVATETGELRYLDQQPTCLSLLRRIASPELPPSVLCLDQSRRSAINGFSLSPRGDAVYLALAKWDGADIGYMDLPEEPKTFVPGWLN from the coding sequence ATGCCGCGAATTCACGAGCCATCGTTACCGACTCCGCCCGCCGAGCAGCTGCGGGTGGGGGAGTGCCTGGTCGACATCCCCTTGCGCGAGATCCGCGCACCGGGCGCCCGTCGGCCTCGCCGCATCACGCCCAAATCGATGGGCGTGCTGCTGGTGCTCGTCGAACACGCCGACCGGGTGGTCAGCCGCGACGCGCTGCTGACCGAGGTCTGGCCCGACACCTTGCCGACCGACGACGTGGTCACCCAGGCCATCACCCAACTGCGCAAGGCCTTCGACGAAGACCGCGGTAATCCGCGCTACATCGAGACCATCGCCAAGAACGGCTACCGCCTGCTGGCCGAGGTCGAATGGCTGCCGCAGGAGAGCGCGGCCTCCACGCACCACGAGCCAGCCGACGACGTTGAAATATCGACCGCACCGGCGGCGTTGATCGACGAGCGCGTCGAACCGGTGCCCTTGCCGAGCCACCCGCGTCCGCGCGGCACCTGGCGTTCGATCGTCGGCGTGATCGCGCTGGTGATCGGCCTGGTCGGCGGCCTGGTGTGGTGGTCGCTCGCGCGCCAGACGCAATCGCAGGCGGCCGCACCGGCGGTCGATCCGGCGCGCGCGACCAATACGCCTCGCCCGTATCGCCTGATCACCTCGATGCCCGGCTTCGAGCTCGCCCCGACCCTGTCGCCCGATGCGGCGATGGTGGCTTACGTGGCGATTCCCGAAGGCCAGCGCGGCACCGCGATCCTGGTGCAGACCACCGATCAGACTCCGCCGCGCCAGCTCACCCAACCGAACGGCCAGGCCGAGGACAGCGCGCCGGCGTGGTCGCCGGACGGTCGTTCGATCGCCTTCCTGCGGCTCGAACCCGGGGTGTCGTGCCGGGTGCTGGTGATCGCCGCCAACGGCGGCGCCGAGCGCGAAGTCGGCAGCTGCGACTCGCGAAATCCGCCGACCTTCGATTGGACCGGCGACGGCCGCGGCCTGATTTTCGGCAGCATGTGGACCCCGCAGGGCATCGTCGGCATGCGCGTGCTCGACCTCGCCAGCGGCGAGTGGCGCGCGGTGCCGTACCAACCGGGCGCCGGCAACCTCGACCTGTCGCCGCGGTTCTCGCCGGACGGGCGCTGGCTGGTGTTCGTGCGCAACAGCCCGCAGGGCGATTTCTGGCGCCTGCCGGCCGAAGGCGGCAAGGCCGAACGCTTGAGCCATCTCAGTGCCGACGTGCGCGGCTGGGACTGGTTGCCGGACAGCCGCAACATTCTGTTCGGGCGGATGATCGACGGCGATACGCGCATGTTCCGTCTCGACCTGGACACCGGCCAGGCCCGCGACCTCGGCATCGAGTCGGCGCAGGCGCCGGCGGTGGCGGCGGCGCGGCCGGCCGCGGCCTTCGTCCAGCGCAAGCCGTACTTCGGCCTGTTCCGGGTGGTGCTCGGCGACACCTCGCAAGGCGCGGTGCACGTGGTCGACCCGCTGTTCCCGTCCTCGGCGCGCGACATCCTGCCGACCATCGCCCCCGACGCGCACCAGATCGTGTTCGTCTCCGACCGCTCCGGCAGCACCCATCTGTGGTGGGCCGACATGAACCAGCCCGATTCGCTGCGCATGCTGCAGGGCGTGCAGCCCGGAACGCGTTATGCGCCGTCGTGGTCGAGCGACAGCGCACGGGTGACCGTGGTCGGGCCGGACGCCGAAGGCCGCAACGTGGTCCACGAGATCGTCCCGGCCAGTGGCCGGGTCACTCGGCTGCCGGTGCCGCTGCCGGACCCGATCCAGGCCGTGCAACTGCCCGACCCGCATCGCCTGCTGGTCCTGGCCGGCACCGGCGACGGCCGCCTGAGCCTGAATCTGTTCGACCGCCGGCTGACGCCCTGGCGCCTGCTGACCCAACTGGCCGATGTTTCCGAGGTCCGCGTCGACGGCGCCCGCAACCGTCTGCTGTTCACCCGCCAGACCGAGGCCGGGCTGTGGCAGTCGGACCTGGCCCTGACCCCGGCCAGCGTGCGTCGCATCGACGACGGCGAGCCGGTCGCCGACCGCTACCGGCTCTGGGACGTGGCGACCGAGACCGGCGAGCTGCGCTATCTCGATCAGCAGCCGACCTGCCTGTCACTGCTGCGCCGGATCGCCTCGCCGGAGTTGCCGCCGTCGGTCCTGTGCCTGGACCAAAGCCGGCGTTCGGCGATCAACGGATTCAGCCTGAGCCCGCGCGGCGACGCCGTTTATCTGGCCCTGGCCAAGTGGGACGGCGCTGATATCGGTTACATGGACCTGCCCGAAGAGCCGAAGACCTTCGTGCCCGGCTGGCTCAACTGA
- a CDS encoding ion channel, translating to MSDRSYTSLKWRVHARRHPSAFLLAAQLLSLLVYPLFEPAGGGRVVFGAFGVLVLALAVWVVNRSPAIKWIAWIIAVPAFVLSVLSVLYASPGLLIASSALEAALYFYAASALIAYMMSDHRVTADELFAAGATFTLLAWGFAYAFLVCQAWYPGSFIGAERPGEPRTWLELLFLSFTNLSAVGLGDILPISPAARVLTMFEQLAGVGYIAAVVSRLIGLTILRNDRP from the coding sequence ATGAGCGACCGCAGCTACACCTCCCTCAAATGGCGCGTCCATGCGCGACGCCACCCCTCGGCCTTCCTGCTCGCGGCGCAGCTGCTGAGCCTGCTCGTCTACCCCTTGTTCGAGCCCGCCGGCGGCGGACGGGTGGTGTTCGGCGCGTTCGGCGTATTGGTGCTGGCGTTGGCGGTATGGGTGGTCAACCGCAGCCCGGCGATCAAATGGATCGCCTGGATCATCGCGGTGCCGGCGTTCGTGCTGTCGGTGTTGTCGGTGCTGTACGCCAGCCCCGGTCTGTTGATCGCTTCCTCGGCGCTGGAGGCGGCGCTGTACTTCTACGCGGCCAGCGCCCTGATCGCGTACATGATGAGCGACCACCGGGTGACCGCCGACGAGCTGTTCGCCGCTGGCGCGACCTTCACCCTGCTGGCCTGGGGCTTCGCCTACGCCTTCCTGGTCTGCCAGGCCTGGTACCCGGGCAGTTTCATCGGCGCCGAACGCCCGGGCGAGCCGCGCACCTGGCTCGAGCTGCTGTTCCTGAGCTTCACCAATCTGTCGGCGGTCGGCCTTGGCGACATCCTGCCGATCAGCCCGGCGGCGCGGGTGCTGACCATGTTCGAGCAGCTCGCCGGGGTCGGCTACATCGCCGCAGTGGTCTCGCGCCTGATCGGCCTGACCATCCTGCGCAACGACCGGCCGTGA